The following proteins are encoded in a genomic region of [Eubacterium] hominis:
- a CDS encoding sulfatase, translating to MRKNVLYIHTHDSGIYFQPYDIHIHTPNLDAFAKDAVCFDEAYCCSPTCSPSRASLLTGRYPHTNGMLGLGNRGFEIHDYGNHIVQRLNHEGYHTVLCGIQHEYGRYKDHQLGADKIGYQENITTSCSEYKDKDLVEWDAHNTDALCQWLKTEKKEPFFVSMGFFSTHREYPDIDMSEEELRALHLPEFLKDTMEVRKDYAGHMRSVEMFDQNFGKIIHMLKETGHYDDTLIMFTTDHGVPYPFAKCTLFDSGIHVALIMRDPKPIVKGVHIKGLVSQIDVAPTICDLLGIEKDDGYQGKSFAKVFSNLHEEMDEAVFAEINFHTSYEPARCVRTKDYKLICYYGDYEKINRSNIDNSPTKQYYMEHGMLDKEKCMLALYDLANDPLEQHNVIQEKEYQEVYQMMKQKLETWRKETGDMALPLTEDKWEKAWQVNQPACIDPKSKREEDFIQ from the coding sequence ATGAGAAAGAATGTCCTATACATTCATACACATGACAGCGGTATCTATTTTCAACCCTATGATATCCATATCCATACACCAAACTTAGATGCCTTTGCGAAAGATGCCGTGTGCTTTGATGAAGCATATTGCTGTTCTCCAACATGTTCTCCAAGTCGTGCTTCTTTATTGACTGGTCGATATCCGCATACCAATGGTATGCTGGGGCTTGGAAATAGAGGATTTGAGATACACGATTATGGAAATCATATCGTACAACGTTTAAATCATGAAGGATATCATACAGTGTTGTGTGGTATCCAGCATGAATACGGCCGTTATAAAGATCATCAATTAGGTGCAGATAAAATTGGTTATCAGGAAAATATCACAACCAGCTGCAGCGAATATAAAGATAAAGATCTGGTGGAATGGGATGCCCATAATACAGATGCCTTATGCCAATGGCTGAAAACAGAAAAAAAAGAACCATTCTTTGTGTCCATGGGTTTCTTTAGTACACATCGTGAATATCCGGATATAGATATGAGTGAAGAAGAACTACGAGCACTTCATCTACCAGAGTTTTTAAAGGATACCATGGAAGTAAGGAAAGATTATGCAGGACATATGCGTTCAGTGGAAATGTTTGATCAAAACTTTGGGAAAATCATTCATATGTTGAAAGAAACAGGTCATTATGATGATACTCTGATTATGTTTACCACTGATCATGGGGTACCTTATCCATTCGCAAAATGTACACTGTTTGATTCAGGTATTCATGTGGCATTGATTATGCGAGATCCTAAACCTATAGTCAAAGGCGTACATATAAAGGGATTGGTATCTCAAATTGATGTTGCGCCAACGATATGTGACTTATTAGGAATAGAAAAAGATGATGGCTATCAGGGAAAAAGTTTTGCGAAAGTATTTTCCAATCTACATGAAGAAATGGATGAAGCAGTATTTGCGGAAATCAACTTCCATACATCCTATGAACCAGCAAGATGTGTTCGTACAAAAGATTATAAGCTGATTTGTTACTATGGAGATTATGAAAAAATTAATAGATCAAATATCGATAATTCTCCAACCAAACAGTATTATATGGAGCATGGCATGTTGGATAAGGAGAAATGTATGCTGGCATTATATGATTTAGCAAACGATCCGCTGGAGCAACACAATGTAATACAGGAAAAAGAATATCAGGAAGTTTATCAAATGATGAAACAAAAACTGGAAACATGGCGAAAGGAAACTGGCGATATGGCACTGCCATTAACAGAAGATAAATGGGAAAAAGCGTGGCAGGTCAATCAGCCGGCTTGTATTGATCCAAAAAGCAAACGAGAAGAAGATTTTATTCAATGA
- a CDS encoding Cof-type HAD-IIB family hydrolase: protein MVKLFACDLDGTLLNKYHETDDVILDAVDQVIKNNRYFAIATGRHMHENQKEKLGMYHRGVYTICMNGALIFDPKGNSIYENYLNQDFLAKVLKTFPTIDFECIGKDHTFLRISKDQHIKEFEKRSIWKKVLRKTDIHEFMKDCLYEQSDEEILKHGIMKINCRVEDEALHHDLTAFIQAHSDIVVNAPFQDEIFEITDKSVNKGEAVAKLAQLLNIAEDEVAVYGDGGNDLEMLSRFTHAYATENASDAAKKAAGNVIGHCDDHAVPKHILEIIYKS from the coding sequence ATGGTAAAGCTTTTTGCGTGCGATTTAGATGGCACTTTACTAAATAAATATCATGAAACAGATGATGTGATTTTGGATGCTGTGGATCAAGTTATAAAAAATAACCGCTATTTTGCGATTGCGACAGGTCGTCATATGCATGAAAATCAGAAAGAAAAATTAGGAATGTATCATCGAGGTGTATATACGATTTGTATGAATGGGGCGTTGATATTTGATCCAAAAGGGAACTCTATTTATGAAAATTATCTCAATCAGGATTTTCTAGCAAAGGTATTAAAGACATTTCCTACCATTGATTTTGAGTGTATCGGAAAAGATCATACATTTCTTAGAATCTCCAAGGACCAACATATAAAAGAATTCGAGAAGCGCAGTATCTGGAAAAAGGTGTTACGTAAAACAGATATTCATGAATTTATGAAAGATTGTTTATATGAACAAAGTGATGAGGAAATCTTAAAACATGGGATTATGAAAATCAATTGTCGGGTAGAGGATGAAGCGTTGCATCATGATTTAACTGCATTTATCCAAGCGCATAGCGATATCGTCGTCAACGCACCTTTTCAGGATGAAATCTTTGAAATCACAGATAAAAGTGTAAATAAAGGCGAAGCAGTCGCAAAGCTTGCCCAGCTTTTGAATATCGCAGAAGATGAAGTTGCTGTTTATGGTGATGGAGGAAATGACTTGGAAATGTTAAGTAGATTTACCCATGCGTACGCAACAGAAAATGCAAGTGATGCTGCGAAGAAAGCCGCAGGGAATGTGATTGGACATTGTGATGATCATGCAGTGCCAAAACATATTTTAGAGATAATATATAAATCTTAA
- a CDS encoding HD domain-containing protein: MDKERIEKQFAFCREIDKEKFIGRQTYLTGAKRKENDAEHAWHMAIMTLLLSEYANEKIDVLKTISMLLIHDLVEIDAGDTFAYDEEAKKTQRERELMAADRIFGLLPSDQGDKLRALWDEFEEGTTPEAKFAHTMDNIQPTMLNAATNGKSWKEKGVQLSQILNRNSNTADGSQTLWEYSLQHFIEPNIEKGNIIEDTEIKKV, translated from the coding sequence ATGGATAAAGAAAGAATAGAGAAACAATTTGCATTTTGTAGAGAAATTGATAAAGAAAAATTTATTGGTCGTCAAACGTATTTGACTGGCGCAAAACGTAAAGAAAACGATGCGGAGCATGCCTGGCATATGGCAATCATGACACTGTTATTAAGCGAATATGCAAATGAAAAAATTGATGTATTAAAAACCATCAGTATGTTATTGATTCATGACTTAGTGGAAATTGATGCAGGTGATACCTTTGCATATGATGAAGAAGCAAAGAAAACACAGCGAGAACGTGAATTAATGGCGGCTGATCGTATTTTTGGTTTATTGCCAAGTGATCAAGGAGATAAGTTAAGAGCACTTTGGGATGAATTTGAGGAAGGTACTACACCGGAAGCAAAGTTTGCGCATACCATGGATAATATTCAACCTACCATGTTAAATGCCGCAACGAATGGCAAGTCCTGGAAAGAAAAAGGAGTGCAATTAAGCCAGATATTAAATAGAAACAGCAATACGGCAGATGGTTCTCAAACACTTTGGGAATATTCTTTACAACATTTTATTGAACCAAATATAGAAAAAGGAAATATCATAGAAGATACAGAAATAAAGAAAGTTTAA
- a CDS encoding aminotransferase class I/II-fold pyridoxal phosphate-dependent enzyme, with the protein MSFVKSKVNTTPIEDTVFAIVKKAKEAKAAVGAENVVDATIGSLYNEEGTIVAFDSVFTPYNNIPKETKAAYAGSFVGNDSFRDQVYNWVVKPSGCSLAHSVIATPGGTGAVAITLSEILDEGETVILPEIAWGSYKLMATMDNLNVKTYSLFEGDHFNLTSFKETCKEVMKTQKKLLMIINDPCHNPTGYSLTIEEWKEVVAFLNECGKQVPVVLLNDIAYIDYAYDLPHSRDYMATFDAFSENVMAVIAFSCSKALTSYGLRCGAAVLLGKTQEIVRGVEIVFEKAARATWSNVPNAAMDNFTYVTTENYDTYMKEKAYYVDLLKQRSDIFTSEADACGLAYYPYKEGFFVTVKIEDNALRDRYHEALMAQHIYTVKVNKGIRVAVCSLSVDKTKGLAKRMKDILNSL; encoded by the coding sequence ATGAGTTTTGTGAAAAGTAAGGTAAACACAACACCAATCGAGGATACAGTATTTGCGATTGTGAAAAAAGCGAAAGAAGCAAAAGCAGCCGTAGGAGCTGAAAATGTAGTGGATGCGACCATTGGTTCTTTATATAACGAAGAAGGAACAATTGTTGCATTTGACAGTGTATTTACACCATACAACAATATTCCAAAAGAAACTAAAGCCGCATATGCTGGTAGTTTTGTAGGAAATGACAGTTTCCGTGATCAGGTATATAACTGGGTGGTAAAACCTAGTGGATGCAGCTTAGCACATAGTGTCATCGCAACACCTGGAGGAACTGGTGCTGTCGCAATCACGTTGAGTGAAATTCTGGATGAAGGAGAAACTGTAATCCTTCCAGAAATCGCATGGGGTTCTTATAAATTAATGGCAACCATGGATAATCTGAATGTAAAAACTTATTCATTATTTGAAGGAGATCATTTTAATCTAACAAGCTTCAAAGAAACTTGTAAGGAAGTCATGAAAACACAGAAGAAACTTTTAATGATCATCAATGATCCATGTCACAATCCTACAGGGTATTCACTCACGATAGAGGAATGGAAAGAAGTTGTGGCATTCTTAAATGAATGTGGAAAACAGGTACCAGTGGTATTATTAAATGATATCGCATATATCGATTATGCATATGATTTACCTCATTCAAGAGATTATATGGCAACATTTGATGCATTCAGCGAAAATGTAATGGCAGTCATTGCGTTCAGTTGTAGTAAGGCGTTAACATCTTATGGCTTGCGTTGTGGTGCGGCAGTATTGTTGGGAAAAACCCAGGAAATTGTCAGAGGTGTAGAAATCGTATTTGAAAAAGCAGCTCGTGCAACATGGAGTAATGTTCCAAATGCTGCTATGGACAACTTCACATATGTCACAACAGAGAACTATGATACGTATATGAAGGAAAAAGCATATTATGTGGACTTACTGAAACAAAGAAGTGATATCTTTACATCAGAAGCAGATGCTTGTGGACTGGCATATTATCCTTATAAGGAAGGATTCTTTGTTACCGTGAAGATTGAAGATAATGCATTACGTGATCGTTATCATGAAGCATTGATGGCACAGCATATTTATACTGTAAAAGTCAATAAAGGTATTCGTGTTGCGGTATGCTCCTTAAGCGTTGATAAGACAAAAGGTCTTGCGAAACGTATGAAAGATATTCTTAATTCATTATAA
- a CDS encoding DUF1848 domain-containing protein: MILFVSGRCDIPAYFSNWFFNRLKEGYVDVRNPFNPHQISRIILNEANIDVIIFCTKNPLPMLPRLKEIPFPYIFHVTLTGYHKDIEQAVPDKKAIIEGIKKMSSQLGSKRVIVRYDPILLNDVYTIEYHCRAFERLCKQLEGYVETVIISFVDMYKNTRKNMAKMKLQPLEEAQMKMIGKAFGEIAHKYHMHIQSCAEKVDLSMYGIEARPCMNMEDITQAIGYSFEKPKGKGVREQVCGCIASVDIGDYNCCPHECLYCYANYDAKSIKERIKLHDEHSSVLLGHLTEEDHITIRGNKNVTQKAFNL; the protein is encoded by the coding sequence ATGATTTTATTCGTAAGTGGACGATGTGACATCCCGGCATATTTTAGTAACTGGTTTTTTAACCGCTTAAAAGAAGGCTATGTGGATGTAAGAAACCCATTTAATCCACATCAGATATCCAGAATCATATTGAATGAAGCCAATATTGATGTCATTATTTTCTGTACAAAGAATCCTTTGCCTATGTTGCCAAGATTAAAAGAAATCCCTTTTCCCTATATATTTCATGTCACATTAACTGGATATCATAAGGATATTGAACAGGCAGTACCTGATAAAAAAGCGATTATCGAAGGTATAAAGAAGATGTCAAGTCAACTGGGCTCTAAACGTGTAATTGTCAGATATGATCCCATCTTATTAAACGATGTATATACCATAGAGTATCATTGCCGTGCATTTGAACGATTGTGTAAACAATTAGAAGGCTATGTAGAAACGGTGATTATCTCCTTTGTGGATATGTATAAAAATACGCGTAAGAACATGGCTAAAATGAAGCTTCAGCCATTAGAAGAAGCACAGATGAAGATGATTGGAAAAGCTTTTGGGGAAATTGCCCATAAGTATCATATGCATATACAAAGCTGTGCAGAAAAAGTAGATTTATCCATGTACGGCATTGAAGCAAGACCGTGTATGAATATGGAAGATATTACCCAGGCAATCGGATATTCATTTGAAAAGCCAAAAGGTAAAGGTGTCAGAGAACAAGTCTGTGGCTGTATTGCCAGTGTAGATATCGGGGATTATAATTGTTGTCCTCATGAGTGTTTATATTGTTACGCCAATTATGATGCAAAATCAATTAAAGAGAGAATCAAATTGCATGATGAACATAGCAGTGTTTTATTAGGCCATTTGACAGAAGAGGACCATATTACTATTAGAGGTAATAAAAACGTGACACAAAAGGCATTTAATTTATAG
- a CDS encoding PTS sugar transporter subunit IIB produces MLKVMVACGCGMGTSQIMKTRAQQVLKELGIQATIHHTSLDEAQSIANDFDLIIISEAFVKNFKVREKTKVVGLKNLLSKTELKEKIQALGISE; encoded by the coding sequence ATGTTAAAAGTTATGGTAGCGTGTGGCTGTGGTATGGGAACAAGTCAGATTATGAAAACCAGAGCACAACAGGTATTAAAAGAATTAGGTATACAGGCAACGATTCATCACACAAGTCTTGATGAAGCTCAATCAATCGCAAATGATTTTGATTTGATTATCATCAGTGAAGCATTTGTTAAAAACTTTAAAGTACGTGAAAAGACCAAAGTTGTCGGTTTAAAAAATCTTCTTTCAAAAACAGAATTAAAAGAGAAAATACAAGCATTAGGAATTAGTGAATGA
- a CDS encoding PTS ascorbate transporter subunit IIC yields the protein MLDIVNQIWVVIFNNILSRPAIFIGLIVMIGYILLKRKWYEVLAGFIKAVVGYMILQVGAKALAGTITPILTGIQQKFELKAAVIDPNIAYIAANSALESIGVVTSFAMLTLLVAFIWNIVLVFFRKFTKVRTLFTTGHIMVTQTAVATWIVYYLIPSLQNFVGIVAVGLLIGTYWAVFSNMTVEATQELTENAGFAVGHQQMLGIWIAHKFGAKLGDKNKGVDSMNMGGALKILEDYVVSTTLLMLIFFGIILCIIGEPLLRSVDTAAFPANISFIVYIFEKCASFAVNLVILRTGVRMFVGEMIESFNGISNSVLKGSLPAVDCAATYAFGSPNAVVLGFLFGAVGQMIAIAGLLIFKSPLMIIPGFVPLFYDNATIGLYANMKGGYKALIILCVGSGLLQILGSAGALYLFDMAKFGGYVGNLDWATLWPALGILMKYLAVPGLILGVVLMLAIPQIQYRKNKEHYFDLEVEEE from the coding sequence ATGTTAGATATCGTAAATCAAATCTGGGTGGTTATTTTTAACAACATCTTATCTCGCCCGGCAATCTTTATCGGATTGATCGTCATGATAGGATACATTCTGTTAAAGAGGAAATGGTATGAGGTGCTGGCAGGTTTCATTAAGGCAGTTGTTGGATATATGATCCTTCAAGTTGGAGCAAAAGCACTTGCAGGAACCATTACACCAATTCTTACAGGAATTCAACAAAAATTTGAACTAAAAGCAGCCGTTATAGATCCTAATATCGCATATATTGCCGCAAACAGCGCATTAGAAAGTATTGGAGTCGTTACATCATTCGCAATGTTGACATTGCTTGTCGCATTTATCTGGAATATCGTTCTGGTATTCTTCCGTAAATTCACAAAAGTCAGAACACTATTCACAACCGGACACATTATGGTTACACAAACTGCAGTAGCAACATGGATTGTATATTATCTAATTCCATCTCTGCAAAACTTTGTGGGTATTGTCGCAGTTGGATTATTAATTGGTACATATTGGGCAGTATTCTCTAATATGACAGTCGAAGCAACACAGGAATTAACCGAAAATGCAGGATTTGCCGTAGGTCACCAGCAGATGCTTGGTATCTGGATTGCACATAAATTTGGCGCAAAACTGGGTGATAAAAATAAAGGCGTTGACAGTATGAATATGGGAGGCGCCTTAAAGATTTTAGAAGATTATGTTGTATCCACAACACTGTTGATGTTGATCTTCTTTGGCATCATTCTATGTATCATTGGTGAGCCTTTATTGAGAAGTGTAGATACTGCCGCATTCCCGGCTAATATTTCCTTCATTGTGTATATCTTTGAAAAATGTGCATCCTTCGCAGTCAATCTGGTTATCCTTCGTACAGGTGTCAGAATGTTCGTTGGTGAAATGATTGAATCATTCAATGGTATCTCAAATTCAGTATTAAAAGGTTCTTTACCAGCAGTCGATTGTGCTGCCACATATGCATTCGGTTCACCAAATGCTGTTGTATTAGGCTTCTTATTTGGTGCAGTTGGACAGATGATTGCCATCGCAGGATTATTGATCTTTAAATCTCCATTGATGATTATTCCAGGCTTCGTTCCATTATTCTATGACAATGCAACGATTGGTTTATATGCGAATATGAAGGGTGGATACAAAGCGTTGATCATCCTTTGTGTAGGATCTGGATTACTACAAATCTTAGGAAGTGCCGGAGCTTTATATCTATTCGATATGGCAAAATTCGGTGGTTATGTAGGAAATCTTGACTGGGCAACCTTATGGCCTGCACTTGGTATCTTAATGAAATATTTAGCAGTTCCAGGATTGATCTTAGGCGTCGTATTGATGCTGGCAATTCCACAAATTCAATATAGAAAAAATAAAGAACATTACTTTGATTTAGAAGTAGAGGAGGAATAA
- a CDS encoding DUF1307 domain-containing protein, which produces MKKFLAFACAAVLLAGCGSSEPKKETKTCSMEEAGMKMSIKMDAEDDVIKKMEMSYVFPGSMLGGDVSKLKEDDLKTMGDAVLSQLGIKEGEGIAAVFKADGKDLKATINIDLTKADTDILKKQFKMEGNTKNIKLSETVKSGEADGATCK; this is translated from the coding sequence ATGAAAAAGTTTTTAGCATTCGCATGTGCAGCAGTTTTATTAGCAGGTTGTGGTTCATCTGAACCAAAAAAAGAAACAAAAACATGTTCCATGGAAGAAGCAGGAATGAAAATGTCTATTAAGATGGATGCAGAAGATGATGTAATTAAAAAGATGGAAATGTCTTATGTTTTCCCTGGATCTATGTTAGGTGGAGATGTTTCTAAATTAAAAGAAGATGATTTAAAAACAATGGGAGATGCTGTATTATCTCAATTAGGCATTAAGGAAGGTGAAGGTATTGCCGCAGTATTCAAAGCTGATGGAAAAGATTTAAAAGCGACAATCAATATTGACCTAACAAAAGCAGATACTGATATTTTGAAGAAACAATTCAAGATGGAAGGCAACACAAAAAATATTAAGTTAAGTGAAACAGTTAAAAGTGGAGAAGCAGACGGCGCTACATGTAAATAA
- a CDS encoding flavodoxin family protein: protein MKILMINGSPHKMGTTALMMEKFMQGAKEAGHEINVYDAAEELVHPCIACDACRKGNDGCVFKDGMEILNPMLFQSDIVVFVTPLYYFGMSTQIKAVIDRFYANNTKLREMPKKVIVLASCGDTDDDTFDALKHHFEAIWKYLHWTQIGSVYALGMYLREDIEASNYPAQAYELGKRL from the coding sequence ATGAAAATATTAATGATAAATGGCAGCCCTCATAAAATGGGCACCACCGCCTTAATGATGGAAAAATTTATGCAAGGTGCGAAGGAAGCAGGCCATGAAATCAACGTATATGATGCAGCAGAGGAACTGGTGCATCCATGTATTGCATGTGATGCATGTCGAAAAGGAAATGATGGATGTGTATTCAAAGATGGTATGGAAATATTAAATCCCATGTTGTTTCAATCAGATATTGTCGTGTTTGTGACACCATTATACTACTTTGGAATGAGTACACAAATCAAAGCCGTTATCGATCGTTTCTATGCCAATAATACCAAACTTAGAGAAATGCCTAAGAAAGTAATTGTTTTAGCATCTTGTGGGGATACGGATGATGATACCTTTGATGCACTGAAGCATCACTTTGAAGCGATATGGAAATATCTGCACTGGACACAAATTGGCAGTGTTTATGCATTGGGCATGTATTTGCGTGAAGATATAGAAGCATCAAATTATCCAGCACAGGCATACGAATTAGGAAAACGTTTATAA
- a CDS encoding bifunctional chorismate mutase/prephenate dehydratase, producing MSLLDDARKRINEVDAQMADLFEQRMQAVEDVIRYKVEHQMDVLDTGREKDVLKRNMGLIKQDKYKDSYLAFMEDMLKISKDYQKSVIYHDTVGYQGVQGAFSHIASEKVFPYRKKRNFASFEDVFQAVCQNEIAYGVIPFENSFTGEVGEVLDLLLRYDVYIQQIYDLKISQNLLGVKGATLQDIKQVYSKDQAIYQSKQFLEGRGYELIPYPNTALAAEYVAKQNDKTKAAIAAKENAELYGLDILAEDINTSEQNTTRFIIIGKKLVKEGNRFSMIFTAKHEAGALVKAMEVISKHGFNMESIKSRSIKNKPWAYYFYVEIDGNLQDTKVVELLMEMNEVCEDVKLLGAYTKESRDEK from the coding sequence ATGAGCCTTCTGGATGATGCTAGAAAGCGAATCAATGAAGTAGATGCGCAAATGGCTGATCTTTTTGAACAGCGGATGCAGGCTGTAGAAGATGTCATACGATATAAAGTGGAGCATCAAATGGATGTTCTGGATACAGGCAGAGAAAAAGATGTATTAAAGCGTAATATGGGCCTGATCAAACAAGATAAATATAAGGATAGTTATTTAGCGTTCATGGAGGATATGTTGAAGATCAGTAAGGATTATCAAAAATCTGTCATCTACCATGATACAGTAGGATATCAGGGCGTACAGGGAGCATTTTCCCATATCGCCAGTGAAAAAGTATTTCCTTATCGAAAGAAAAGAAATTTTGCGTCTTTTGAAGATGTATTTCAGGCAGTATGTCAAAATGAAATAGCTTATGGTGTCATTCCTTTTGAAAATTCATTTACTGGAGAGGTTGGGGAAGTGCTGGATCTTTTACTTCGTTATGATGTGTATATCCAACAGATCTATGATTTGAAAATATCGCAAAATCTATTGGGTGTGAAAGGGGCTACCTTGCAGGATATCAAACAAGTATATTCTAAAGATCAGGCAATTTACCAGTCTAAACAGTTTTTAGAGGGACGTGGATATGAGTTGATTCCATATCCAAACACAGCACTTGCGGCAGAATATGTCGCAAAGCAAAATGATAAAACCAAAGCAGCAATCGCCGCTAAAGAAAATGCGGAATTATATGGGCTGGATATATTAGCTGAGGATATCAATACCAGTGAACAAAATACAACAAGGTTTATTATTATTGGAAAAAAACTTGTGAAAGAGGGAAATCGTTTCTCCATGATCTTTACCGCAAAGCATGAAGCCGGTGCACTTGTAAAGGCAATGGAAGTGATTTCCAAACATGGATTCAATATGGAAAGCATCAAATCCAGATCCATCAAAAACAAGCCATGGGCTTATTATTTCTATGTGGAAATTGACGGCAATTTACAGGATACGAAAGTAGTGGAGCTGTTGATGGAAATGAATGAAGTTTGTGAAGATGTTAAATTATTAGGCGCATATACAAAAGAAAGCAGGGATGAAAAATGA
- a CDS encoding sugar-binding transcriptional regulator — MKEKYSESEMNMIAEVARMYYEENLPQTTIAKRMFFSKSKVCRYLQKAKELKIVEIQINYPLKQSTTLETMLKEKYQLKDAIVITDSSNDENKDFIIKRLGEQAAKYIDGLIKDGDSVGISWGRTLNQMVQQMKPKTSKKVRFVQLTGGSAEGYHNGLDTANLVRKMTEKYNGTQTMLYAPLYVESDIVREELMKEPIIRQAFKEINHLNYIITGIASIRAKELSGTWAGFLNDQSKEAMIKKGAIGYMCGHFFDVAGNPIDDHLEKNIIGIQLDQIRKNQNVIAIAGGVDKARAIHAALVGGYINYLITDSKIAEKILSFH, encoded by the coding sequence ATGAAAGAGAAATATTCAGAAAGTGAAATGAACATGATTGCGGAAGTTGCACGTATGTATTATGAAGAAAATCTGCCACAAACAACCATTGCGAAACGTATGTTTTTTTCTAAATCAAAAGTGTGCCGCTATTTACAAAAAGCAAAGGAATTAAAGATTGTTGAGATACAAATCAATTATCCTTTGAAACAATCCACCACACTGGAAACGATGCTGAAGGAGAAATATCAGCTGAAAGATGCCATTGTCATTACAGATTCATCCAATGATGAAAATAAAGATTTTATTATCAAGCGTTTAGGAGAACAGGCTGCTAAATACATAGATGGATTGATTAAAGATGGTGATTCTGTAGGTATTTCCTGGGGAAGAACATTGAATCAGATGGTGCAGCAGATGAAACCTAAAACCAGTAAAAAGGTAAGATTTGTACAATTAACTGGAGGTTCTGCGGAGGGATATCATAATGGATTAGATACCGCTAATCTGGTACGTAAGATGACAGAAAAATATAATGGTACCCAGACGATGTTGTATGCCCCATTATATGTAGAAAGCGATATTGTAAGAGAAGAACTGATGAAAGAGCCTATCATACGTCAAGCATTTAAGGAAATTAATCATTTAAATTATATCATTACCGGAATTGCTAGTATCCGTGCAAAAGAATTATCTGGAACATGGGCAGGTTTTCTAAATGATCAGTCAAAAGAAGCGATGATTAAAAAAGGTGCGATTGGTTATATGTGTGGGCATTTCTTCGATGTGGCAGGCAACCCAATTGACGATCATCTTGAAAAAAATATCATTGGTATCCAGCTTGACCAGATACGAAAAAATCAGAATGTGATCGCAATTGCTGGTGGCGTAGATAAAGCAAGAGCGATTCATGCAGCTTTGGTAGGCGGTTATATTAACTATTTGATTACAGATAGCAAGATAGCGGAAAAGATATTATCATTTCATTAA